The sequence below is a genomic window from Nostoc flagelliforme CCNUN1.
GGGAACTAAGGAATAGCTTAAAAAGAGCCAATATCGGAGTTAAAAATCAACTAGGTAAATTAACGAACTGTCCCACATTAAGATGGATATTTCAATGCTTTCAAGGGATTATTTCCTGTTGCACAAATTCTTCCCAGCTACTCTGTGCAATTTCACCAACTAAATAGCCAGCAGTCATGTACATCAAATTTTGATACTGAAAAACGGTACGCATTTGATGAGTCGGTTCGAGATATTGTAAGCGCTCCAATATTTCTTTGCGGCTAAAGGGACTTTTATACCACATAGCATCGTGAGAGGGTAAGCCAGACCGATGAGTTACCAGATCACGGGGTGTGATATATTCAGTTGCATAAGAGTCATAAAGTTTAAAAGTAGGCAGATAATTTTTGACAGGTTTATCCCAGTCTAAGAGTCCACTTTCTACCAGAATACTCATCGCCATTGTAGTAAAGGGTTTCGTGCAAGAACCAATGGCGAAGAGAGTTTGCGGTGTAACAATTAAATTGTTTGCTACATCTCGCTTTCCAAAGCCTTCACAAAAAATGATTTTACTATCTTTAATGATTGCGATCGCCAGCCCTGGTATTTTCCACTCTTGCATTGCCTTGCTGATAAATTCACTTAGACCTTGCATAGTAGCTGTTAACACCTTTCAATAAAAATATGTATAAACCAAGTGTACCTTCCTGGATAAGATCAAGAAATTTTAAATCTCGGTTCTGATATTTCTTAGCGACTGAAACCACCATCTGTACAGGGCAAACGCATCATGTCAACAAGACCCTCTAATTCTCAACAAGCTGAAACCCAGTCGCATTAGTCGATGGTTATTGACAATAATTTATGCGATCGCTTTGAACCTGTGAAAATAAATCAAACGAGAAATGCTGATTTTTCGTTGATTCTTAACCTCCGTTGTGAGCAAGTATAATTTAGATGCGTTTGCCCTGCCTCTCAAAGCCTGCGCTTGTGCTCTTGTGCAGGGGAGAGTTCAAATACCAAGTTCTTTCCCCTCTGCCCCTCTGCCTCAAACCTCTGCTCCATCAAACGCCTGAAGCTGGGAGCATCCACTTTCGGCGGATCTACTTTTTTAGATGAACTATATAACCCAAGTTGCTAGTTATCAAAAAGTGCCTTTGCTTAAGTACAAAATTTTATTACTTGGTATTTATCAGTACTTAAAAATGGACTTTTTGTATCAATATGATACCGTTTATGGACACTAACTAGCAACTTACGTTATATAGTAGGGTTTTTGGAGTACCAAAATTATGTTTCTTCCAAAAGTGGATGCTCCCCCTGAAGCTTGTGAGAAATACGGGAATAACTGTGGCTGCCCGCACTCATCCATTTGTTCACTGGCTGATTGTGGATTGTGAATAAATTATTGCAATATTAATAACTTCTTAAGCCCTTTTAGCGATCGCTTCTTTTTTACCCGACTTCACAAAATCGCGTTGCTCCCGATTACATCGGGGATGGAACCCTTTAGTGATTTTATGCCTTACCCAGGTTGCCGCATCGTTATACTCAATTCGGAAAAATTTGAATCATTGCCAGAGTCAGTTCAAGCTGTGGTGCAGCAGGCTTTTGACATCAAGGAAAGTACTGGAAAAGAGGCACAAAGGATAAATGATGCCTTACTGCAAGAGTTGGTGGTTCAGGAATAAAAAATTGAATCACAGGAATTGTGGTAAGCGCCAGCCATGTC
It includes:
- a CDS encoding serine hydrolase domain-containing protein is translated as MQGLSEFISKAMQEWKIPGLAIAIIKDSKIIFCEGFGKRDVANNLIVTPQTLFAIGSCTKPFTTMAMSILVESGLLDWDKPVKNYLPTFKLYDSYATEYITPRDLVTHRSGLPSHDAMWYKSPFSRKEILERLQYLEPTHQMRTVFQYQNLMYMTAGYLVGEIAQSSWEEFVQQEIIP